AATTCTCTGCGTTCTCATAATTTTTAATATTTTAGGTTTAACACAATATTATAACGCTCAAACCTTATACCTTGTGATATTTGATTGATAAATCTTAACAAAGATTAGCTGAAACTGACAGTTTTTCAGTTAATTGAAAAAGAGAAAAGGAGTAGTTAATAGGTTATATATTTGAAAGGTAGATGAACTATTTCGGAAAATGATTCTCCTGTTTCTTTCATATCCTCATCATTAAAGTGATAAAACCAGTTAACAAAAATTGATTGTTTATTCTTGTGGATTTCGTAACAAATAGATAGGATATCAAGAATTCTTTTTGATGAAGCAGTGTTAAAATACTCCATTTTGAAAACTAGTATAGTTTCTTTATTGGGCTCCTTTACGTATTCCCTAAACCATTTTAGTACGGGTTCGAAAAATTCATTTGGGTTTTCAGGAAGCGATTTTCCGTAAAATTCAAAACGACTCATCTCTTTATCAAGATTTACCTCTAAACTTTCGTTGGTGGCTTGAATTCTTAACGGTATAATCATAACTATTTATTGTATTGGTAAAGATATTAAAGAAAATAAACTACTCCTGATTTGAATGCAAAGATAAGAATATTCAGTTTAGAGAAAAATCTCTTTTTATTAAATGGTAATTTGCCCATCAAAAACATGTGTTGCAGGGCCTTTTAGCCAGATTTCATTGAACTCAAAATCATTTACTTTATGGAACTTTATAGTCAATTTACCACCTTGAGTATTGATAGAATATTCCGATTTATTGTCTTTTGTTTGGTGGTTAACTGCTATTGCAGAAGCTACTGAACCTGTTCCACAAGCAAGCGTTTCTGATTCCACACCTCGTTCATAGGTTCTAATGTTGATGAGATTTTGAGATAGATCAACGAAATTAACATTTGTCCCCCCATTTATAAGGTTAAAGGAATTCCTAATTTTTTTGCCTTCACTGTTCACGTCAACCTTACTTACATCGTTTACAAAGCAAACGTAATGAGGGGATCCTGTATTTATGAAATAGTAGTCTGAACCAATTTCAATACCCTTTATATCCTGCATTTTAAGGTTAACCATTCTCTCATCTTCAATATTTGCGGTGTGTTCACCATCAATACCTAAGAAATGGGTGCTAGTGCCAATAATTCCAATCTTATGGGCAAAAAGAGTGATACACCGACCTCCATTTCCACACATGGTTGATTCATTTCCATCGGAATTGTAGTAACGCATATAAAAATCTGCGTTGGCAAATGTTTCAAGAAGCATTAGTCCATCAGCACCGATTCCAAAATGTCGATCACAAAGTTTTTTAATTAGGACAGGTTCCTTTGTGAAAAAACACGATCTGTTATCTATAATCACAAAATCGTTACCTGCTCCGTGATACTTGGAAAAGGGAAAGTTCATGGTTAATTGAGTTTTTATTTAATATCGTATATGAGGAAATTTAAAAATGCCTAAAATGGAATGACAACATTAACTTAAGGCTGTTGCTATTTTAAATTTAATTGATGTTCATTCATAGAGATATTCATTTTGGAGTTAACCTTGATAATCCAATTTAATCTTTAGCACTTTAGGCATTCAAAGTATTTAATCACTTTTTCCTTTTACTTACTTACCACTTCAATCTCAACCCTCCTGTTAAGAGCTCTACCCTGTTCCGTATCGTTGGATGAAATTGGTATAGTATTGCCAAAACCTCTTATCTGTATGTTACTAAATCCATTTTCAATTAAGAATCGTGCAACAATTTTTGCTCTTTCCTCAGAAATTTGAGGATTACTCAGCGCCTCAAGGTCATCTGAATGCCCTTGTACCTCAATCTTGATATTCCCATTATCCTTTAGTAGGCGAATTAATCGGTTGAGTTCAGCAACGGATTCAGAGGCAAGATCTGTTTTGTTTATATCAAATCTAATATTGAGTTCAATCTTCGATCCAATTGCAATTGGTTTGAGTAATACATCCTTAGTTACATTTAAGAAAGTTGTTACCTGATTGAGATTTAGGTTTTCAGAATGATACCAATAGCCATCTGCAAGTATTTCAAGTAAATAATAATCATCTGCCATAAACGAGATACTGTAATCCCCTGTTTGAGAACTTGAGTACATTGAGGTTATCACTGTATTGTTTTTTGTATTAACTAAATTTACTCTCGCTCTAATAGGTGTTAGTGAACTAGCATCCTTAACTGATCCTCTCAGGTTTGTTCTTCTAACTTGCATTA
This region of Bacteroidales bacterium genomic DNA includes:
- a CDS encoding diaminopimelate epimerase, whose protein sequence is MNFPFSKYHGAGNDFVIIDNRSCFFTKEPVLIKKLCDRHFGIGADGLMLLETFANADFYMRYYNSDGNESTMCGNGGRCITLFAHKIGIIGTSTHFLGIDGEHTANIEDERMVNLKMQDIKGIEIGSDYYFINTGSPHYVCFVNDVSKVDVNSEGKKIRNSFNLINGGTNVNFVDLSQNLINIRTYERGVESETLACGTGSVASAIAVNHQTKDNKSEYSINTQGGKLTIKFHKVNDFEFNEIWLKGPATHVFDGQITI
- a CDS encoding DUF1987 domain-containing protein; the encoded protein is MIPLRIQATNESLEVNLDKEMSRFEFYGKSLPENPNEFFEPVLKWFREYVKEPNKETILVFKMEYFNTASSKRILDILSICYEIHKNKQSIFVNWFYHFNDEDMKETGESFSEIVHLPFKYITY